TTGGCGTAACATGGGGGCCAGGACGCTTCGCGGCAACGTCGCGAAGGGCCTGGCCCTTTTATTTTGGCTCTCTGATTTTCCAGAAAAAGATGCAGCAACATCATGGCTAAACACAGCAAAAGCATTCCCAAGCGCGGCCTGCGCGTGGCCGACCAGATCCAGAAGGATCTGTCGGAACTCATCGCCTTCGAACTGAAGGACCCTCGCGTCGGCATGGTCACGATCAGCGAAGTGCAACTGACCCCTGACTACGCCCACGCCAAGGTGTATTTCACCCTGCTCAAGGATGGCGTGGAAGAAGTCAAGCAGACGCAGGAAGGCCTGAACAAGGCGTCCGGCTACCTGCGCAATATGCTGGGCAAGCGCCTGCACATCCACACGCTGCCGGCGCTGCACTTCGTGCATGACACGTCGACCGTGCGCGGCCTGCAGATGTCGGCCCTGATCGACCAGGCTAACGCGACGCGCTCGAAGGATGACCCGGAATCGAATCCGGCGCCTGAGGTGGATGTCGACCTGGACCAGTCGCAGGAGCAGGACCAGGATCAGGATCAGGATCAGGACAGCGATGCTGGTGACGAGGCCGATAAGGCGAACAAAGCGTGAACGGTCGGCCCGCCAAAAAACCGCGCGACCTGGTCAATGGCGTGCTGTTGCTCGACAAGCCGGTGGGCTTCTCGTCCAATGACGCGCTGATCAAGGCCAAGCGCGTGCTCAACGCGAAGAAGGCCGGCCACACCGGCACGCTCGACCCGTTTGCCACTGGCCTCTTGCCACTGTGCTTTGGCGAAGCGACCAAGTTCTCGCAGGACTTGCTGGAGTCGGACAAGACCTATCTGGCCACGGTCCACCTGGGCATCACGACGACCACCGGCGACACCGAAGGCGAGGCCGTCGAGACCAAACCGGTCGATGTGACGCTGGACCAGATCGAAGCCGCGCTGGCCCGCTACCGCGGCCCGATCCTGCAAACGCCGCCCATGTACTCGGCGCTCAAGCGCGACGGCAAGGCACTGTACGAATACGCACGTGAAGGCATCGTGCTCGAGCGCGAAGCGCGCCCGGTGACGATCCACTCGCTGACGCTGGTTGCGTACGACGCGCCGTTCCTGAAGATCGCCGTGACCTGCAGCAAGGGCACGTATGTGCGCGTGCTGGGGGAGGACATCGGTGCTGCGCTCGGTTGCGGCGCGCACCTGAACGCACTGCGCCGCACTGAAGTCGGGCCGTTGACGATCGAGGGCATGATCACGCTGGACGATCTGCTGGCGCACCCCGACCCGTTGTCGCTGCTGCAGCCGGTCGACGCCTTGCTGTCGAGTTTTCCGGCCCTTGAACTGACGCCCGAGCTGGCGCGCCGTTTCCTGCAAGGGCAGCGCCTGGCGCTTGGCAAGGAAGACATCGTCGTTCCCGAACAGCAGGGCAGGGTGCGCATCTATCATGCTGGCAGCCTGCTGGGCACCGGTATTCTCGGGGAGTATGCGATCCTGGCCCCCGAACGCCTGATCTCGACCGCACCCCAGGGTTGATGTCACGCGGCAGTCATAAACGGGCGCTACCCTTGCAGGCAGCGCCCCGTCTGTCCAGTGACCGGGCAAGCTCTTGAAATACCTCGCTATTTCCAACCACCCCGGTTAGAGCGGTACTTTACCTGCTATACTAGTCGGTTTCCGAAATCAGCAAGTGCGCGGCAACTTCGCGGCACCATCGCGGCAACATCGTCGCAGTACCTCGGCAGCATCGCGGTACAGCGCAGCAGATACTCGGCAGATCGTACACTTCCGTACAACGCAACTTCTCAGAGACCATGTCAAACACCAAACGCGCGATTCGTAATATCGCAATCATCGCCCACGTTGACCACGGCAAAACCACCCTGGTGGACATGCTGCTGCGTCAATCCGGTACGTTCCGTGAAAATCAGCAGGTGGAAACCCGCGTGATGGACTCGAACGACCTCGAAAAAGAACGCGGCATCACCATTCTGTCGAAGAACTGCGCTGTCGAGTACGAAGGTACCCACATCAATATCGTCGACACCCCAGGCCACGCCGACTTCGGCGGTGAAGTCGAGCGCGTGCTGTCGATGGTTGACTCCGTGCTGCTGCTGGTCGATGCGCAAGAAGGCCCGATGCCACAGACCCGCTTCGTGACCCGCAAGGCACTGGCCCTGGGCCTGAAGCCAATCGTCGTCGTCAACAAGGTCGACCGTCCAGGCGCGCGCGCCGAATGGGCCATCAACCAGACGTTCGAACTGTTCGACAAGCTCGGCGCGACCGATGAACAGCTGGACTTCCCGATCGTCTACGCATCGGGTCTGAACGGCTATGCCGGCCTGACCGAAGATGTCCGCGAAGGCGACATGAAGCCGCTGTTCGAAGCGATCCTGCAACACGTGCCAGTCCGTGACGACAATCCGGACGGTCCGCTGCAGATGCAAGTCACGTCGCTCGACTACTCGTCGTACGTCGGCAAGATCGGCATTGGCCGTATCTCGCGCGGCCGCATCAAGGCTGGCCAGGACGTCGTCGTCGTGAACGGCCCAGGCGCAACCCCAATCAAGGGCCGCATCAACCAGGTCCTGAACTTCAAGGGTCTGGAGCGCGTGCTGGTCGATGAAGCCGTCGCTGGCGACATCGTCCTGATCAACGGTATCGAAGAAATCGGCATCGGTTCGACCATCTGCGCACCGGACACCCCGGACGCACTCGAAATGCTGACCGTCGACGAGCCAACGCTGACCATGAACTTCATGGTCAACAACTCGCCACTGGCCGGCCGCGAAGGCAAGTTCGTCACCAGCCGTCAGCTGCGCGAACGCCTCGACCGCGAACTGAAAGCCAACGTCGCACTGCGCGTTTCGCCAACCGACGACGACACGATCTTCGAAGTCTCGGGCCGCGGCGAGCTGCACCTGACGATTCTGCTGGAAAACATGCGTCGCGAAGGCTTCGAGCTGGCAGTGTCGCGTCCACGCGTTGTGTTCAAGATGGTCGATGGCGTGCGCCATGAGCCGTTCGAGAGCCTGTCGGTCGACGTCGAAGAAGCCAACCAGGGCGGCGTGATGGAAGA
The sequence above is a segment of the Oxalobacteraceae sp. CFBP 8761 genome. Coding sequences within it:
- the truB gene encoding tRNA pseudouridine(55) synthase TruB, with product MNGRPAKKPRDLVNGVLLLDKPVGFSSNDALIKAKRVLNAKKAGHTGTLDPFATGLLPLCFGEATKFSQDLLESDKTYLATVHLGITTTTGDTEGEAVETKPVDVTLDQIEAALARYRGPILQTPPMYSALKRDGKALYEYAREGIVLEREARPVTIHSLTLVAYDAPFLKIAVTCSKGTYVRVLGEDIGAALGCGAHLNALRRTEVGPLTIEGMITLDDLLAHPDPLSLLQPVDALLSSFPALELTPELARRFLQGQRLALGKEDIVVPEQQGRVRIYHAGSLLGTGILGEYAILAPERLISTAPQG
- the typA gene encoding translational GTPase TypA, which produces MSNTKRAIRNIAIIAHVDHGKTTLVDMLLRQSGTFRENQQVETRVMDSNDLEKERGITILSKNCAVEYEGTHINIVDTPGHADFGGEVERVLSMVDSVLLLVDAQEGPMPQTRFVTRKALALGLKPIVVVNKVDRPGARAEWAINQTFELFDKLGATDEQLDFPIVYASGLNGYAGLTEDVREGDMKPLFEAILQHVPVRDDNPDGPLQMQVTSLDYSSYVGKIGIGRISRGRIKAGQDVVVVNGPGATPIKGRINQVLNFKGLERVLVDEAVAGDIVLINGIEEIGIGSTICAPDTPDALEMLTVDEPTLTMNFMVNNSPLAGREGKFVTSRQLRERLDRELKANVALRVSPTDDDTIFEVSGRGELHLTILLENMRREGFELAVSRPRVVFKMVDGVRHEPFESLSVDVEEANQGGVMEELGRRRGDLQNMESDGKGRVRLEYLIPARGLIGFQGEFMTLTRGTGLMSHVFHEYAPVDNSKGEMAGRRNGVLISQDDGAAVAYAIWKLQDRGRMFVSHNDPVYEGMVIGIHSRDNDLVVNPIKGKQLTNVRSSGTDEAVRLVPPIQMSLEYAVEFIEDDELVEITPKSIRLRKRYLKEHERKKANREG